ACAGATTCCTGTATTAAGTGATGATTTATATATTTGTTCAGGAAATAGTGCCATGCTTTCTGTTAGCAATTGCACTGGAAATATTCTTTGGTCAAATGGCCAAACTCTAAGTTCAATTTTGGTTTCACCCAATCATTCTACTAAATATGCTGTAAGCTGTACAAACAATTCCTGTGTTGCATATAGCTCTGATAGTCTTTTAGTTACGGTTTTAGAAAATGCAGAAACAGCTCCAATAATTTATTCTGAAAAACTAAATTACTGCCTGGGAGATACCATTTCAATTTCCGCAACCGGCTGTGAAGGACAGGTAGTTTGGAATAATAATATGACAGGCAATAATTTGAGATTGCCTGCCAATTCAAGTTTCAATATATCGGCACACTGCATTTCACAAGATTGTAGTTCACCTGAAAGTCAGACAGTTAACATAACCGTTTTACCTCAAATAATTGCTGGCACCATTCAGGATTATACCCAAACCAATTGTGCGGGATTTAATCCTGCGACAATAAATAGTTTAGTAAATCCCAGTGGCGGAACCATCCAATGGCAAATGGCAGAAAATTGCTCTGCTTCCGAACCTAGCTGGGTGAATATTTCCGGAGCAAATGGCCTCACTTTCAACCCTTCAGCTTTAAATACGACCACCTGTTTCCGAAGGATGGTGTTTGATTCTTGTCAAACAGTATTTTCCAATGTCGTTACATTTCACATTGTGCCTGATCCGGTGGTTTCAGTTTCTGCTGATTTGAATGAAGTTTGTTTTGGAAATTCAGTTTTGCTAACAAAAACTGTAATTGGTGGGCAAGTAACCTGTCCTGTTCAGTGGCAAATCAATAAAATTTCTGGTTCTGTCAGTTCAACTTTTTGGCAAAATTATGCCTTAAGTGATTCATTAGAAATTCCAAATCTAAATGTGGGAAATGATTCCATCTGGTATTTCAGGGCGAGAGTCGATTGTGAAAATTCTTCCTGCAATCTGGCGGTTTCAGAGGCCGTTCCGGTTGTTTTTCATCCAGAATTAATTCTTGAAACCAATTTTTCTGATTCAACCATCTGTGCCGGGTCATCAATTTTATTAACCGCAAGTGCCTGTAATGCCTCTTTGAAATGGAGCACAGGTGAGACTTCTTCTTCAATAACAATTTCTCCGGTAAGTTCTGGACCAGTTAAGGTCTCATGCAAAAATACCTGTGATTCAGTTTCTAAAACTTTCAATATCAATGTGGTGCCAGGGATTTCTGCACCAAATATTACAGTAAACAAAACTCGTTTTTGCTTTGGAGATACCATTTCAATTTCTGCAAACGGCTGTGAAGGACAGGTAGTTTGGAGTAATAATATGACAGGAAACAATCTGAGATTGTCGGCTGAATCGAGTTTCAGCATATCAGCTCACTGTGCTTCACAAGATTGTAGTTCACCTGAAAGTCAGACAGTTAACATCACCGTTTTACCTCAAATAATTGCTGGCACCATTCAGGATTATACCCAATCCAATTGTGCGGGATTTAATCCTGCCACCATTAATAGTTTAACTGATCGCAGTGGCGGAACCATCCAGTGGCAAATGGCAGAAAATTGCTCTGCATCCGAACCAAACTGGGAGAATATTTCCGGAGCTAACAGCCTCACTTTCAACCCTTCAGCTTTAAATACGACCACCTGTTTCCGAAGGATGGTTTTTGATTCTTGTCAAACAGTATTTTCTAATGTTGTCACTTACAATATCGTACCTGATCCGGTGGTTTCGGTTTCTACTGATTTGGCTGAAGTCTGTTTTGGAAATTCAGTTTTACTTTCAAAAACAATAATCGGCGGGCAAGGAAACTGCCCTGTTCAGTGGCAAATCAATAAAGTTTCTGGTTCTGCCAGTTCAACTTTTTGGCAAAATTATGCCTTGGAAGATTCTCTTGAAATTCCAAATCAAAATTTGGGAAATGATTCCACCTGGTATTTCCGGGCAAGAGTCGATTGTGAAAATTCTTCCTGCAATCTGGCGGTTTCAGAGGCCGTTCTGGTTGTTTTTCATCCAAAATTAAGTCTTGAAACCAATTTTTCTGATTCAACCATTTGTGCCGGGTCATCTATTATATTAACCGCAAATGGCTGTAAAGCTTCTTTGAAATGGAGCACAGGTGAAACTTCTTCTACAGTTATGCTTTCGCCTGAAAATTCCAGAATTATAACTGTTTCCTGCAAAAATTCCTGTGATTCGCTTTCTAAAACTTTCAATATCAATGTTGTGCCAGGGATTTCTGCACCAAATATTACAGTAAACAAAACTCGTTTTTGCTTTGGAGATACCATTTCAATTTCCGCAACCGGCTGTGAAGGACAGGTAGTTTGGAATAATAATATGACAGGCAATAATTTGAGATTGCCTGCCAATTCAAGTTTCAATATATCGGCACACTGCATTTCACAAGATTGTAGTTCACCTGAAAGTCAGACAGTTAACATAACCGTTTTACCTCAAATAATTGCTGGCACCATTCAGGATTATACCCAAACCAATTGTGCGGGATTTAATCCTGCGACAATAAATAGTTTAGTAAATCCCAGTGGCGGAACCATCCAATGGCAAATGGCAGAAAATTGCTCTGCTTCCGAACCTAGCTGGGTGAATATTTCCGGAGCAAATGGCCTCACTTTCAACCCTTCAGCTTTAAATACGACCACCTGTTTCCGAAGGATGGTGTTTGATTCTTGTCAAACAGTATTTTCCAATGTCGTTACATTTCACATTGTGCCTGATCCGGTGGTTTCAGTTTCTGCTGATTTGGCTGAAGTCTGTTTTGGAAATTCAGTTTTGCTGACAAAAATTATTATCGGCGGGCAAGGAACTTGCCCTGTTCAATGGCAAATCAATAAAGTTTCTGGTTCTGTCAGTTCAGCTTTTTGGCAAAATTATGCTTTGGGAGATTCTCTTGAAATCCCAAATCATAATTTGGGTTCCGATTCCAGCTGGTATTTCAGGGCAAGAGTCGATTGTGAAAATTCTTCCTGCAATCTGGCGGTTTCGAAGCTGTTCGGTTGTTTTTCATCCAGAATTAAGCCTTGAAACCAATTTTTCTGATTCCACCATCTGTGCCGGGTCATCTATTTTATTAACCGCAAGTGCCTGTAAAGCTTCTTTGAAATGGAGCACAGGTGAGACTTCTACTTCAGTTATGCTTTCGCCTGAAAATTCAAGAATTATAAATGTTTCCTGCAAAAATTCCTGTGATTCGGTGTCTAAAACTTTCAATATCAATGTAGTGCCTGGGATTTCTGCACCAATTATTTCTGTAATCAAAACTCGTTTTTGCTTTGGAGATACCATTTCAATTTCCGCAACCGGCTGTGAAGGACAGGTGGTTTGGAGTAATAATATGACAGGAAATAATCTGAGATTGTCGGCTGAATCGAGTTTCAGCATATCAGCTCACTGTGCTTCACAAGATTGTAGTTCACCTGAAAGTCAGACAGTTAACATCACCGTTTTACCTCAAATAATTGCTGGCACCATTCAGGATTATACCCAAACCAATTGTGCGGGATTTAATCCTTCGACAATAAATAGTTTAGTAAATCCCAGTGGCGGAACCATACAATGGCAAATGGCAGAAAATTGCTCTGCATCCGAACCTAGCTGGGTGAATATTTCAGGGGCAAATGGTCTCACTTTCAACCCTTCAGCTTTAAATACTACCACCTGTTTCCGAAGGATGGTGTTTGATTCTTGTCAAACAGTATTTTCCAATGTCGTTACATTTCACATTGTGCCTGATCCGGTGGTCTCGGTTTCATCTGATTTGGCTGAAGTCTGTTTTGGAAATTCAGTTTTGCTGACAAAAATTATTATCGGTGGTCAAGGAACTTGCCCTGTTCAATGGCAAATCAATAAAGTTTCTGGTTCTGTCAGTTCAGCTTTTTGGCAAAATTATGCTTTGGGAGATTCTCTTGAAATCCCAAATCATAATTTGGGTTCCGATTCCAGCTGGTATTTCAGGGCAAGAGTCGATTGTGAAAATTCTTCCTGCAATCTGGCGGTTTCAGAGGCCGTTCCGGTTGTTTTTCATCCAGAATTAAGTCTTGAAACCAATTTTTCTGATTCAACCATCTGTGCCGGGTCATCAATTTTATTAACCGCAAGTGGCTGTAATGCCTCTTTGAAATGGAGCACAGGTGAGACTTCTTCTTCAATAACAATTTCTCCGGTAAGTTCTGGACCAGTTAAGGTCTCATGCAAAAATACCTGTGATTCAGTTTCTAAAACTTTCAATATCAATGTGGTGCCAGGGATTTCTGCACCAAATATTACAGTAAACAAAACTCGTTTTTGCCTTGGAGATACCATTTCAATTTCCGCAACCGACTGTGAAGGACAGGTGCTTTGGAGTAATAATTTGTCAGGAAATAATTTGAGATTGCCTGCCGAATCAAGTTTTAGCATATCGGCTCACTGTGTTTCACAGGAATGTAGTTCACCTGAAAGTCAGACAGTTAACATAACCGTATTACCTCAAATAATTGCTGGCACCATTCAGGATTATACCCAAACCAATTGTGCGGGATTTAATCCTGCGACAATAAATAGTTTAGTAAATCCCAGTGGCGGAACCATCCAATGGCAAATGGCAGAAAATTGCTCTGCTTCCGAACCTAGCTGGGTGAATATTTCCGGAGCAAATGGCCTCACTTTCAACCCTTCAGCTTTAAATACGACCACCTGTTTCCGAAGGATGGTGTTTGATTCTTGTCAAACAGTATTTTCCAATGTCGTTACATTTCACATTGTGCCTGATCCGGTGGTTTCAGTTTCTGCTGATTTGGCTGAAGTTTGTTTTGGAAATTCAGTTTTGCTGACAAAAACTATTATCGGCGGGCAAGGAACCTGTCCTGTTCAGTGGCAAATCAATAAAGTTTCTGGTTCTGCCAGTTCAACTTTTTGGCAAAATTATGCCTTAAGTGATTCATTAGAAATTCCAAATCTAAATGTGGGAAATGATTCCACCTGGTATTTCCGGGCAAGAGTCGATTGTGAAAATTCTTCCTGCAATCTGGCGGTTTCAGAAGCTGTTCCGGTTGTTTTTCATCCAGAATTAAGCCTTGAAACCAATTTTTCTGATTCCACCATCTGTGCCGGGTCATCTATTTTATTAACCGCAAATGGCTGTAAAGCTTCTTTGAAATGGAGCACAGGTGAGACTTCTACTTCAGTTATGCTTTCGCCTGAAAATTCAAGAATTATAAATGTTTCCTGCAAAAATTCCTGTGATTCGGTGTCTAAAACTTTCAATATCAATGTAGTGCCAGGGATTTCTGCACCAATTATTTCTGTAATCAAAACTCGTTTTTGCTTTGGAGATACCATTTCAATTTCCGCAACCGACTGTGAAGGACAGGTGGTTTGGAGTAATAATATGACAGGAAATAATCTGAGATTGTCGGCTGAATCGAGTTTCAGCATATCAGCTCACTGCGTTTCACAAGATTGTAGTTCACCTGAAAGTCAAATAGTTAACATAACCGTTTTACCTCAAATAATTGCTGGCACCATTCAGGATTATACCCAAACCAATTGTGCGGGATTTAATCCTTCGACCATAAATAGTTTGACCAATTCCACAGGCGGAACCATCCAGTGGCAAATGGCAGAAAATTGCTCTGCTTCCGAACCTAGCTGGGTGAATATTTCCGGAGCAAATGGCCTCAGTTTCAACCCTTCAGCTTTAAATACGACCACCTGTTTCCGAAGGATGGTGTTTGATTCCTGCCAAACAGTGTTTTCTAATGTAGTCACTTACAATATCGTACCTGATCCGGTGGTTTCGGTTTCTGCCGATTTGAATGAAGTCTGTTATGGATATTCAGTTTTACTTTCAAAATCTATTCTCGGCGGACAAGGAACTTGCCCTGTTCAGTGGCAAATCAATAAAGTTTCTGGTTCTGCCAGTTCAACTTTTTGGCAAAATTATGCCTTAAGTGATTCATTAGAAATTCCAAATCAAAATGTGGGAAATGATTCCACCTGGTATTTCCGTGCAAGAGTCGATTGTGAAAATTCTTCCTGCAATCTGGCCGTTTCAGAGGCCGTTCCGGTTGTTTTTCGTCCAGAATTAAGTCTTGAAACCAAATTTTCTGATTCCACCATTTGTGCTGGTTCTTCTATTTTATTAACCGCAAGTGGCTGTAATGCCTCTTTGAAATGGAGCACAGGTGAGACTTCTTCTACAGTTATGCTTTCGCCTCAAAATTCAAGAATTATAACTGTTTCCTGCAAAAATTCCTGTGATTCAGTTTCTATAACTTTCAATATCAATGTTGTGCCAGGGATTTTAGCACCAAATATTACGGTAAACAAAACTCGTTTTTGCCTTGGTGATACCGTATCAATTTACGCAACCGGCTGTGAAGGGCAAGTGCTTTGGAGTAATAATATGACAGGAAACAATCTGAGATTGCCTGCCGAATCTAGTTTTAGCCTATCTGCCCACTGCATTTCACAAGATTGTAGTTCACCTGAAAGTCAGACAGTTAACATCACCGTTTTACCTCAAATAATTGCTGGCACCATTCAGGATTATACTCAAACCAATTGTGCGGGATTTAATCCTGGGACCATTAATAGTTTAACTTCTCCAAGTGGCGGTACCATCCAATGGCAAATGGCAGAAAATTGCTCTACTTCTGAACCTAGCTGGGTGAATATTTCGGGGGCAAATGGTCTCACTTTCAACCCTTCCACATTAAATACAACTACTTGTTTCCGAAGAATGGTTTTTGATTCTTGTCAAACAGTATTTTCTAATGTAGTCACTTACAATATCGTACCTGATCCGGTGGTTTCGGTTTCTACTGATTTGGCTGAAGTCTGTTTTGGAAATTCAGTTTTACTTTCAAAAACAATAATCGGCGGACAAGGAAACTGCCCTGTTCAGTGGCAAATCAATAAAATTTCTGGTTCTGTCAGTTCCGCTTTTTGGCAAAATTATGCTTTGGGTGATTCATTAGAAATTCCTAATCAAAATTTGGGCTCCGATTCCACCTGGTATTTCAGGGCAAGAGTCGATTGTGAAAATTCTTCCTGCAATCTGGCCGTTTCAGAAGCGGTTTCAGTTGTTTTTCATCCAGAATTAAGTCTTGAAACCAATTTCTCTGATTCAACCACTTGTGCCGGGTCATCAATTTTATTGTCTGCAAATGGCTGTAATGCCTCTTTGAAATGGAGCACAGGTGAAACTTCTACTTCAATCACGATTTCTCCGGTAAGTTCTGGACCAGTTAAGGTCTCTTGCAAAAATACCTGTGATTCGCTTTTTAAAACTTTCAATATCAATGTGGTGCCAGGGATTTTAGCACCGATAAATGTCACTCCTGATTCAATTTTTGCTCCACAAACCTTAGAATTTTCAGCGATAGGACAAAACTTAAAATGGTTTTCAGATTCTACCAGTCATAATTTCAGTCTTACCGCACCTAGGTTTAATTCTCCTGGCAAATATACTATGTGGGTGAGTCAAACTATTGGCCAATGTGAAAGCCCAAGATTGAAAATTTCGTCAACTATTTTCGCTGCATTAGCAATAATTTCCCAACCTTTCAACCAATTAAATTGCAATGGAAACACCTCAGACTTTACAGTAAATGCCTCAGGTTCAGGCATATTAAATTATGAATGGTTTAGAAAAAGACCTGGTGAATTGCAATTTTCGAGCTTAAATGACGATTTGCCAAATATAGACAAATCAACAACCAATCAACTCAAAATCAGCAATGTAGGAAACACAGAGAATCCCGATGGAACACTTTATTTATGCAAGGTTAAAGATTCTTTCTCTGAAATCTTGAGTGACTCGGTTTTGTTAAATGTTAATAAACTTACTGGAAATTTAGATAATCAGGAAAAATGTCTTACCCAAACATTTGATCTTAACCTGGCAAACAGTCATCAGATTCTAGGCGACCCAATTTCAACACAATGGCAATATAGAACTGGCACTGGAACCGAATGGGATACTTTGAATAATAATTCAAATATTTCAGGCTCGGAAGGTACCCATTTGCAAATTTCATCACTTAACTTCGAAAATGCCGGGCAATATCGGTGTGCACTAAAATTTGCAAGCTCCACAGGAACTTGTGTTGAAACTACGGACCTCATGACTTTAAAAATCGGTGCCTACCCTACCGAACCTGAAGTTAATCGAGCACAAGTTTGTCAAAACGAGAAATTAGAGCCCATCGAAATCAACCATAATTCTGATCTCGATGTGCTTTGGTTCACAACTTCAGAAAATGGTTTTACATACAAAAAACAACCCAGTATCGGCACCGAAACACCCGGAGAGCAGGCTTTATGGTGTAGCCTTGTGAATGATTACGGCTGCGAAAGCAAACGTGTGAAAGTACCGATAACAGTACATCCCCAACCCAATCCTCCAATAAATATTACCCCAAATACTCAGGAAGAAGGGAGCCCGCTCGTATTCAAAGCCGAAGGCGAAAATCTGAAATGGTACACCAGCCGAACAGGCAAAGCTTTCACAACTCAAAATCCTGAATATTCTAAAGTCGGAAAACATGATTATTATGTGAGTCAAACTAATTCCTTTGGTTGTGAATCAGACAGACTTTTGATTGTTTCAGAGATTGTTGAAGCATTTGGAATCGCAACGCAACCCACCAACCAAACTAATTGTGAGGGAAATACTGTTACATTTTCGGTAAAATTAAAAGGGGAAAATTCGCCCAATTATCAATGGCAAATTAAAAATCAAGTTTCCGGTCAATTTGAAAATCTGGAAGGCGAAAATAACAAAGACCTGAAAATTGATAATGCCGGAGAAAAACCCTACACTGACGGCTCGGTTTTCAGATGTATGGTTAAAGAAAACCTGAAAGAATTGACCACCAATGAGGTAAGTCTAAAAATCAATTCACTCAATTCAAAAATTGATGATATCAATATTTGTGAAAATACAGAGATTAATTTGAGTAAGGCAAAGGTCAAAATATCAGGAAAAACAAAGTCGGTGGAATGGCAATTGAAAGCGGGGAGTATTTATTCCACCGTTTTCATAGAGGCAGATTCGGCCTCGAAATTTATTCCGGAACAAAAAAATAACGGCAATTACAGATTGAGGGTAACTTTCCAGAATTCAGGTACATCTACCTGTATTCGCAACACCTCTGATTTCAAAATCAAGGTAAATCCGAAATCCGAAAATCCGGTTTGGGATATTTCAGAAGTATGTCAGTTTGAAAAATGGGATAAAATTGTAAAAGAATTATCACCCGGTTATCAATATTTTGATTTAGATACTTTACATATTTCTCAAAAAATGTTGGAAAATGCAGGAGAAAAGTCATTTTTGATAAAAAATACTACTGAAAAAGGCTGCGAATCTGATTTTCTTAAAACAAAAGTCTTAGTTAAAGAGGCCCCAAACTTTGCTATTCAAGACACTATTGTTTCTTTTTGCAATTTCTCCGAACCTCAAAAATCACTTCAATTATTGGATCAAACCACCCGTTGGTATTCTGATACAGAAAGCGATTTTTTCACTGAAAACACCTTAAACTTAGATTCTCACACCGAAAACCAATTATTTTTTGCCCGCATTCTGGGTAAAAATGTTTGTTTTTCAAAACCAATTAAAGTTGAATTCGTTTTTGTACCTTGTTATCAGGGAAAAAGTAAAATGGATACTTGCCTTGCAGTTCAGCAGTCTAATTTAAACCCCAATGACTGGAATTATTTCTATGAAAAAAATGGAAAAATACTGACAGCAATTCATCCAACAGGGCAAAATTTGGGCTTGGTAAGTTTTGATTTTAGATTAAGCTCGCAAAATTTGATTTCAATTTTAAAAGATAGCCCTTTATTACCCAAATATTTTAATTTAAAAACTTCCCGGCCATTTTCTAAACCTATAAAAATCAGAACTTATTTTTCAGAAACCGAAATCCTGAATTTTCCGGTCAAAAACCTTGATAGTGTTTGGGTTGTCAATTACTCCGGGTCCAATACTGACTGCGAATCCAGAAATAATCCCAACGAAAGTCAATACAAAATCCTGGGAAACACTAAGTTCAAAAATACTGATATTCAAGAATTTAAATACCTGGAGTTTACCACTATTTCAACAGGAGAATATGGTTTTTATGGCAACAATATCATACTTCCGGTGATTGAAGGCCAGAGAGATAAAAATGGAAACCCACAGATTTCGGTCAGGAATTTCCCTGAAAAAGGAAAGCTAATCATACAAAAAAGTAATGATGACAAAAATTGGGCTGATTGGATGATCGACAAACCATTGGCGATCGACCTGCGGCCATTTACAGGAAAGAATCAATACCAATTGGTCTATATTTTTGAAAATGGATTGAAAATTACCCTAAACAAAATCGAATTAGACTTCCTTGAAGTAAATGCCAAATGTGTAGTTTTTGACAATCCGACCACCAATCAGGGATTTATCAATCTGTATTTCAACCAATTAGACAAAAGCACACTAATATTTAATGATTTAAATGGTCAAATTATCGAAATTGATAAAATTCTTGACAAAAACGACCATTTCCGGATAGAATTCAAAAATCCATTGCATACCGGCACTTATTTTATCTTTGCAAAAAATATTAATGGAGAAGCTTGTAGTCAGAAAGTTATAGTGAGATGATGTTATTTAGGTTTCAGAAAAAAAAGTTTTTCGGTAGAAAAAAGTGGCCAAAAACAATTTCGGTTTTGGCCACATTCCTCGTTTATTTACAAACTTCTGTAAGTTTATCTTCGATATAACCCGGCGTGGAAACAATCTTCATAAACTGGCTCATTGTAAGATCCGGAAACGACAAGGCAATCCTAAATCTGCCGTGCAACATATACACTTTATTGCCCACTACAAGCATTTCATAAGGCAAAAATGCAGTGTGTTTAGGGCTTGAAAGGTCAATTTTCGGCATAAATAACCGCTCTCCGTCTGCACCACTGAGGGCAAATCCATAAAGCACCATTTTTTCGCCATTAAGTTTCACATCATAAACCTTCCTAACGTCTTTTACTCCTGATTTTAAATTTGCCTCAATCGTACTAATCGCCTCTTCAAAGCTCGCAAATTCTTTGATTTTGACGTTGTCTTTGAAGTACGGCATTCCGGCCATGTAATGATATTTTTTGAGCTCAACCACATCAATTCCTTTTTTTGAGCCAAAATCTTTAATGGCTTCATCGTCAAACTCCGAAAGTGCAGTTTTCATTTTAGCAGAAAACCGTTCATAATTTGCCGCAACTGACTCCCAGTTTTCGGTAAAATAGGCCCTACCCCAATAAGCAGGATTGGTATAACTTACCAACACTTTTCCGTTTTCGGCAGTCAAAGCCACTCTCAGGGCGAGAGCAAAACCTTTAAATCCACCGATTTTTTTTACAGCTGCTGCCAAATCATCATTACTAACGGCAATCACCACCCGGTCTTTTCCCGAGACAGGTTTGTAGGCACCTTCCACCCTAAATCCGTTGGCTTTTAGCTTTTCAAGAACAGTTTTTTCCACCACATCAATCGATGAAGCAGACGAACCCGCAAGAATATATGGTTTTAGTTTTTGGCCGGTTGCATTGGCAAAAACCAATAAAGCGATAGTTAATAAATATAGTTTTTTCATAGAAAGTATTTTTATTCAAATTTAATCAAGTCATCAAACTTTTGTTCTTTTTTATTCGAAAAATTTAACACCAAACTTATTCATTATTAAATGTTTATACATATTAAGTCAAAACAATTTAGAATATTTTCTTTTAAAATTTTGTAGTGAAAAATAGTTAAAAAAAAAGATTTTTTTCCGGGTCAAAATCCTAATTTTTTTTAAGTCAAATAAAAGTTGGTTGCTATTAAAACTTCAGGATAATTTGTAAAAAATTATGTCCTGCTCAATTTTACATTTATTTTTAAGTAAAATTGCACTATGCACTTTTGCGAAATATTTTAACAAACTAATATTCAAATATTTATATATCATTTATAATGAATAAAGACAGGATTATAAAGAAAATTACCGGACTGGCAATAATTGCTTTTAGCTTTTCGGCTCAGGCTCAACAATCAGGTGGTATGTGGATACCTACCGAAATCAACGAAACGGAAATGAAAGCCATGGGCATGAAGGTGTCGGCCAAAGACATTTTTGACCCACTGAAACCCAGTATCGAAGATGCCGTACCACAATTTAACGGTGGCTGTACCTCAGAAATCATATCACCCAATGGCTTGCTTTTGACCAATCACCATTGCGGCTACAGCATGATTCAGAGCCACTCCAGTGTTGATCATAATTATTTAAAAAATGGATTTTGGGCTAAAAATTATAGTGAGGAATTGCCCAACCCCGGTGCCAATGTTGCATTTATTACCGACATCATTGATATCACACCAAAAATTCTGTCAGGCACCGAAAACATGACGGCTGCTGAGTTAGGAAAAACCCTGAAAGAAAGAATGGACGAAGTCCTGAAAAATACTCCCAAAGGAAAATTTGAAGAGCTGGAAATAAAACCTATGTATGCCGGCAATAAATATTATTTATACAAAAAACTGATATTTAAAGACATAAGACTCGTAGGAACCCCGCCGGAATCTATCGGGAAATTTGGCTCTGATACCGACAATTGGGTGTGGCCGCGTCATACCGGTGATTTTTCTATTTTCAGGATTTATGCCAATAAAAACAATGAACCGGCCGAATATTCTGGCGAAAACGTGCCTTATAAGCCAAAACATTTCCTTCCGGTTTCCATCAAAGGCATCAAAGAAAACGATTTTACTTTTGTTTATGGCTTTCCGGGACGCACCAACGAGTATCTTCCTGCCATTGCTTTAGAAAAAACCTTAAAAGAGACCAACCCCGCCCGTATCGAGGTTAGGGATTTGATTCTGAAAAACTGGGATGAAAAAATGCGTTCGGAGGAAGCCATAAAAATAAAATACGCCTCAAAATACGCCTCTTTGGCCAATTATTGGAAAAAATGGATTGGGGAAAATCAAGGTCTGGAACGGTCAAATGCCGTAAAAAAACGGAAAGACTATGAGCAATTTTTGATTTCAAAAAATCCAGCCATTGCAAAGACCATTGCCGAGTTGGAAGATTTGTACCAAAAACAAGCTCCACATGCCCTTCACAAAGCCTATTTTGATGAAATCAGCCGGGGTGCTGAAATACTGCGGGTTGCTAATTTTTACGCTGCCGCAATAGATTTGGCCGATGCCTCAAAACTGGATGCTAACAACAGCAAGCGAGTAGCAAATGCCCTCAAAGCTTTTTATAAAGATTATGATGCGGCTTTGGATTTGAAATTGAGTGCAAAACTCCTCACGATGTATTCCAAAAAAGTATCTGCCGATTTACTTCCTGAAGAGCTTAAAATTCTTTCTGATGAACAAAAATGTTACGAATGGTTACAAAAAAACAGCTCATTTCTTTCGAATTCTGATTTTGTAAACTCCCTCAAAGACGAAACCTTTAGTAAGGAAAATGTTGCTTCCATGAAGTCTAACCCTGTGGTGGTACTTTTCAGAAATATGAAATCTCTCTACACCGAAAAATCTGGCAGCACCAATGATGCCCTCCAGGGACAAATTGATCTGGTACAAAAAA
The sequence above is a segment of the Cytophagaceae bacterium genome. Coding sequences within it:
- a CDS encoding S46 family peptidase; translation: MNKDRIIKKITGLAIIAFSFSAQAQQSGGMWIPTEINETEMKAMGMKVSAKDIFDPLKPSIEDAVPQFNGGCTSEIISPNGLLLTNHHCGYSMIQSHSSVDHNYLKNGFWAKNYSEELPNPGANVAFITDIIDITPKILSGTENMTAAELGKTLKERMDEVLKNTPKGKFEELEIKPMYAGNKYYLYKKLIFKDIRLVGTPPESIGKFGSDTDNWVWPRHTGDFSIFRIYANKNNEPAEYSGENVPYKPKHFLPVSIKGIKENDFTFVYGFPGRTNEYLPAIALEKTLKETNPARIEVRDLILKNWDEKMRSEEAIKIKYASKYASLANYWKKWIGENQGLERSNAVKKRKDYEQFLISKNPAIAKTIAELEDLYQKQAPHALHKAYFDEISRGAEILRVANFYAAAIDLADASKLDANNSKRVANALKAFYKDYDAALDLKLSAKLLTMYSKKVSADLLPEELKILSDEQKCYEWLQKNSSFLSNSDFVNSLKDETFSKENVASMKSNPVVVLFRNMKSLYTEKSGSTNDALQGQIDLVQKRFMAEQMKTDTQKKYFPDANSTLRVTYGRVKGSNVRDGVSYHYQTYLDGVMEKYKPGDYEFDVPAELLEIYKNKDFGQYADQTGRVPVAFTATNHTTGGNSGSPAIDARGNLVGLNFDRQWEGTMSDLNYDPEICRNIMVDTRYVLFIIEKIGKATWLIDEMKLVK